In one window of Mercurialis annua linkage group LG4, ddMerAnnu1.2, whole genome shotgun sequence DNA:
- the LOC126677506 gene encoding uncharacterized protein LOC126677506 isoform X1: MDKKKLKNSKKATNDLFKKDVPKDEERNEKVKQIGKKKRKREGGINLDISKTVKISKVEKMIEADGENKKNKLKKKERNKDGKRDLIGKSITVGTEDKDNLDEQRAKQTIKAERETKKNKPRNKKRKTEEKNIDRIGKRDPLRTDDKKRFNEQHEEQMTKAEGGNSKNKPKKKRKNAAKNIALISKSDPLKTEDEDDFDEKHDDGAADHSQNKAQGDAESFIGRSEALTKTETINRKSKRSKKKKKEHDASKETGNIPENKEEAVMDDVYHISSGEEDCSKGMKKWLAEYHQSRPGLKVLQQRIDEFIISHEEKLDQEKKERESRIAEEGWTVVAHHKGRKKTTDSESGTTVVSVAPVVAENQLAKKKQNEVGLNFYRFQKRETQRNEILALQSKFEQDKKRIQQLRAARKFKPY; encoded by the exons ATGGACAAGAAGAAGCTCAAGAACAGTAAGAAGGCTACAAATGACTTGTTTAAGAAAG ATGTACCCAAAGATGAAGAAAGGAATGAAAAGGTCAAGCAAATTGgcaagaagaagaggaagagggaGGGAGGAATCAATCTTGATATTAGCAAGACTGTTAAGATCAGTAAAG TGGAAAAGATGATTGAAGCAGatggagaaaataaaaaaaataaattaaagaagaaggaaagaaaTAAGGATGGAAAAAGGGATCTGATTGGAAAATCAATTACTGTTGGGACAGAGGACAAAGATAACTTGGATGAGCAACGTG CAAAACAGACCATCAAAGCAGAAAGAGAAACTAAGAAGAACAAACCAAGGAATAAGAAACGAAAAACTGAGGAGAAAAACATTGACAGGATTGGCAAACGTGATCCACTCAGGACCGATgataaaaaaagatttaatgAACAGCATG AAGAACAGATGACCAAGGCAGAAGGAGGAAATTCAAAGAACAAGCCAAAGAAGAAACGAAAAAATGCAGCAAAAAATATTGCGTTGATCAGCAAATCTGATCCACTCAAAACTGAGGATGAAGACGATTTTGATGAAAAACATG aTGATGGAGCAGCAGATCACAGCCAAAATAAAGCCCAAGGAGATGCTGAGAGTTTCATAGGGAGAAGTGAAGCTCTGACGAAAACTGAGACCATAAATC GTAAATCTAAAAGAtctaagaagaagaagaaggagcatGACGCATCAAAGGAGACCGGGAACATACCGGAAAACAAAGAGGAGGCTGTTATGGATGATGTTTATCACATATCGTCTGGAGAAGAGGACTGCTCAAAAGGAATGAAAA AATGGCTTGCAGAGTACCATCAAAGTAGACCAGGTTTGAAGGTGTTGCAACAAAGGATAGATGAGTTTATAATTTCTCATGAGGAAAAACTTGAtcag gagaaaaaagaaagagaatCCCGGATTGCTGAAGAAGGGTGGACAGTGGTTGCACATcataaaggaagaaagaaaacaaCGGATTCAGAAAGTGGAACTACTGTGGTTTCTGTTGCCCCAGTTGTTGCTGAGAACCAGCTGGCAAAGAAAAAGCAGAATGAAGTCGGGCTAAACTTCTATAGGTTTCAAAAACGAGAAACTCAGAGAAATG AAATTCTAGCTCTCCAAAGCAAATTTGAGCAGGACAAAAAGCGAATTCAGCAATTAAGAGCTGCTAGAAAGTTTAAACCATACTGA
- the LOC126677506 gene encoding uncharacterized protein LOC126677506 isoform X2, with product MDKKKLKNSKKATNDLFKKDVPKDEERNEKVKQIGKKKRKREGGINLDISKTVKISKVEKMIEADGENKKNKLKKKERNKDGKRDLIGKSITVGTEDKDNLDEQRAKQTIKAERETKKNKPRNKKRKTEEKNIDRIGKRDPLRTDDKKRFNEQHEQMTKAEGGNSKNKPKKKRKNAAKNIALISKSDPLKTEDEDDFDEKHDDGAADHSQNKAQGDAESFIGRSEALTKTETINRKSKRSKKKKKEHDASKETGNIPENKEEAVMDDVYHISSGEEDCSKGMKKWLAEYHQSRPGLKVLQQRIDEFIISHEEKLDQEKKERESRIAEEGWTVVAHHKGRKKTTDSESGTTVVSVAPVVAENQLAKKKQNEVGLNFYRFQKRETQRNEILALQSKFEQDKKRIQQLRAARKFKPY from the exons ATGGACAAGAAGAAGCTCAAGAACAGTAAGAAGGCTACAAATGACTTGTTTAAGAAAG ATGTACCCAAAGATGAAGAAAGGAATGAAAAGGTCAAGCAAATTGgcaagaagaagaggaagagggaGGGAGGAATCAATCTTGATATTAGCAAGACTGTTAAGATCAGTAAAG TGGAAAAGATGATTGAAGCAGatggagaaaataaaaaaaataaattaaagaagaaggaaagaaaTAAGGATGGAAAAAGGGATCTGATTGGAAAATCAATTACTGTTGGGACAGAGGACAAAGATAACTTGGATGAGCAACGTG CAAAACAGACCATCAAAGCAGAAAGAGAAACTAAGAAGAACAAACCAAGGAATAAGAAACGAAAAACTGAGGAGAAAAACATTGACAGGATTGGCAAACGTGATCCACTCAGGACCGATgataaaaaaagatttaatgAACAGCATG AACAGATGACCAAGGCAGAAGGAGGAAATTCAAAGAACAAGCCAAAGAAGAAACGAAAAAATGCAGCAAAAAATATTGCGTTGATCAGCAAATCTGATCCACTCAAAACTGAGGATGAAGACGATTTTGATGAAAAACATG aTGATGGAGCAGCAGATCACAGCCAAAATAAAGCCCAAGGAGATGCTGAGAGTTTCATAGGGAGAAGTGAAGCTCTGACGAAAACTGAGACCATAAATC GTAAATCTAAAAGAtctaagaagaagaagaaggagcatGACGCATCAAAGGAGACCGGGAACATACCGGAAAACAAAGAGGAGGCTGTTATGGATGATGTTTATCACATATCGTCTGGAGAAGAGGACTGCTCAAAAGGAATGAAAA AATGGCTTGCAGAGTACCATCAAAGTAGACCAGGTTTGAAGGTGTTGCAACAAAGGATAGATGAGTTTATAATTTCTCATGAGGAAAAACTTGAtcag gagaaaaaagaaagagaatCCCGGATTGCTGAAGAAGGGTGGACAGTGGTTGCACATcataaaggaagaaagaaaacaaCGGATTCAGAAAGTGGAACTACTGTGGTTTCTGTTGCCCCAGTTGTTGCTGAGAACCAGCTGGCAAAGAAAAAGCAGAATGAAGTCGGGCTAAACTTCTATAGGTTTCAAAAACGAGAAACTCAGAGAAATG AAATTCTAGCTCTCCAAAGCAAATTTGAGCAGGACAAAAAGCGAATTCAGCAATTAAGAGCTGCTAGAAAGTTTAAACCATACTGA
- the LOC126677360 gene encoding S-adenosylmethionine decarboxylase proenzyme: MAVTASPIGFEGFEKRLEVSFSDPGFFADPKGLGLRSLSRSQIDEILKPAECTIVDSLSNDDVDSYVLSESSLFVYSYKVIIKTCGTTKLLLSIPAILRLADTLSLTVCSVKYTRGSFIFPGEQSFPHRSFSEEVAVLDGHFCKLGLNSVAYVMGSQDKTQNWHVYSASANLKRGSSAVYTLEMCMTGLDRERASVFFKTNTSSAAAMTENSGIRKILPQSEICDFEFDPCGYSMNAIERDAISTIHITPEDGFSYASFECMGYNLKEMNLTVLLERVLSCFEPNEFSIALHSNIQHDEMRFSPDVKGYSCGMRNYEALGNGGTIVYYSFERSKGCASPRSTLKCCWSESDEEVEEA, translated from the coding sequence ATGGCCGTAACTGCATCTCCTATTGGATTCGAAGGCTTCGAAAAGAGGCTTGAAGTGTCTTTCTCTGATCCTGGATTCTTTGCTGATCCGAAAGGGTTGGGCCTCCGTTCTCTGTCGAGGTCTCAAATTGATGAAATTCTTAAGCCGGCTGAATGCACTATTGTCGACTCGCTTTCAAATGATGATGTTGATTCTTATGTCCTTTCCGAGTCTAGTCTGTTTGTGTATTCATACAAAGTTATCATCAAAACTTGTGGGACTACCAAGTTGCTTCTCTCAATCCCTGCAATCTTGAGATTGGCTGATACCCTATCACTCACTGTCTGTTCGGTGAAGTACACCCGTGGGAGCTTCATATTTCCCGGTGAGCAGTCATTCCCTCACCGTAGCTTCTCTGAGGAAGTAGCTGTTCTCGATGGCCATTTCTGCAAACTTGGTTTGAACAGTGTGGCCTATGTCATGGGTAGTCAAGACAAAACTCAAAactggcatgtttactctgctTCTGCCAACTTGAAGCGCGGTTCTAGCGCTGTCTACACTTTGGAAATGTGCATGACTGGTTTGGACAGAGAACGAGCTTCTGTGTTCTTCAAAACAAACACCAGCTCAGCTGCTGCGATGACCGAGAATTCCGGTATCAGGAAAATCCTTCCACAATCTGAGATATGCGACTTTGAATTTGATCCCTGTGGGTACTCCATGAATGCCATTGAAAGAGATGCAATTTCTACAATTCACATCACTCCAGAAGATGGGTTTAGCTATGCAAGTTTCGAGTGTATGGGTTACAATTTGAAGGAGATGAACTTGACTGTGCTGCTTGAAAGGGTTCTATCTTGCTTTGAACCTAATGAATTCTCCATTGCGCTGCATTCTAATATCCAACACGATGAGATGAGATTCTCTCCCGATGTGAAGGGGTATTCCTGCGGAATGAGAAACTATGAAGCACTTGGGAACGGTGGAACAATCGTTTACTACAGTTTCGAGAGAAGCAAAGGCTGCGCATCACCGAGATCAACCCTGAAATGCTGTTGGAGCGAGAGCGACGAGGAAGTTGAAGAGGCGtag
- the LOC126677440 gene encoding uncharacterized protein LOC126677440 — protein sequence MEKSFTAEDLSTIGGIATVSLLHSFIPTHWLPFSIVGRAQKWTLSRTLLVTAFGAVLHVLSTSLLGITAITITNTIAGEETVHKLASLLLVFLGGSYILLFLSGKGGHSHSHNQPMEKMAVAGLVLVPALSPCATTLPVFLAVGNSSSMMVLAIIVLLFSTITVMTSLVALSFYGASQLKFHWVERYDKLLVGSVLCLVGILTLIFHDHDHHHTGGLSGDHLHRKILAL from the coding sequence ATGGAGAAAAGTTTCACAGCTGAAGATCTATCCACCATCGGAGGAATCGCAACAGTTTCGCTGCTTCATTCGTTCATTCCGACGCATTGGCTTCCCTTCTCAATTGTTGGGCGTGCCCAGAAATGGACTCTTTCAAGAACCCTCCTCGTTACTGCTTTTGGGGCAGTTTTACATGTACTGTCTACTTCACTTCTTGGTATTACAGCAATTACCATAACTAACACAATTGCTGGAGAAGAAACTGTTCATAAACTTGCTTCACTTCTGCTTGTATTTCTTGGTGGTAGttatatattattgtttctcTCTGGAAAAGGCGGCCATAGTCATTCTCACAACCAACCAATGGAAAAAATGGCTGTTGCAGGCCTCGTCCTTGTTCCTGCATTATCCCCGTGTGCTACAACTCTTCCAGTTTTTCTTGCTGTTGGAAATTCATCCTCCATGATGGTGCTTGCTATCATAGTTCTATTGTTCAGCACCATTACAGTCATGACCTCACTCGTGGCTCTATCGTTCTATGGTGCTAGCCAGCTAAAGTTTCACTGGGTGGAGCGCTATGACAAACTTCTTGTCGGTTCAGTTTTATGTTTGGTCGGAATCTTAACACTAATTTTCCACGATCATGATCATCATCATACTGGAGGTTTGTCAGGAGATCATTTGCATAGAAAAATTCTCGCATTGTAA
- the LOC126677439 gene encoding uncharacterized protein LOC126677439, producing the protein MDKKNIDDHELGPLPSPKQLDRFGFVKHDLNNSPDGISKGRSAHEFQREERKIRKWRKMIGVGGSDWKHYVRRKPHVVQRRIRKGIPDCLRGLVWQLISGSRDLLLMNPGVYQQLLIYETSASEGDIIRDISRTFPSHVFFQQIHGPGQRSLYNVLKAYSVYDRDVGYVQGMGFVAGLLLLYMSEEDAFWLLVALLKGAVHAPIEGLYQVGLPLVQQYLFQFDHLVSEHLPKLGEHYSQEMVNPSMYASQWFITVFSNSFPFHLALRIWDVFLYEGVKVVFKVGLALLKYCHDDLVKLPFEKLIPALKNFPEDAMDPDTLLPMAYTFKVSKRLEELKQEYDKQNESQISDDQKQLQ; encoded by the exons ATGGATAAGAAAAATATAGATGATCATGAGCTGGGACCGCTTCCGTCACCAAAACAATTAGACAGATTTGGCTTTGTCAAACATGACCTTAATAATTCCCCTGATGGCATAAGCAAGGGCAGGTCAGCACATGAATTTCAAAGAGAGGAAAGGAAGATAAGAAAATGGAGGAAGATGATAGGAGTTGGAGGGAGTGACTGGAAGCATTATGTCAGGAGAAAACCTCACGTGGTTCAGAGGCGTATCAGGAAAGGAATTCCAGATTGTTTAAGGGGTCTTGTTTGGCAGTTGATCTCCGGAAGTAGAGACCTTTTATTGATGAATCCTGGGGTTTATCAG CAATTACTCATATATGAAACATCAGCATCTGAGGGGGATATAATTCGAGATATTTCCCGTACCTTCCCTTCACATGTTTTCTTTCAACAGATACATGGACCTGGTCAAAGGTCCCTTTACAATGTTTTGAAAGCATATTCTGTCTATGACAGAGATGTTGGATATGTTCAG GGAATGGGTTTTGTAGCTGGTTTATTGCTTCTTTATATGAGTGAAGAGGATGCATTTTGGTTGTTGGTTGCTTTACTGAAAGGAGCAGTACATGCTCCAATCGAAGGATTATATCAG GTAGGGCTGCCCCTCGTACAACAGTATCTGTTTCAGTTTGACCACTTGGTGAGCGAGCATTTGCCAAAGCTGGGAGAGCATTACAGCCAAGAAATGGTAAATCCTAGCATGTATGCAAGCCAATGGTTTATTACAGTTTTCTCTAATTCTTTCCCCTTCCATTTGGCTCTTCGAATTTGGGATGTCTTCCTCTATGAG GGTGTTAAGGTTGTTTTTAAAGTGGGTTTGGCTCTTTTAAAATATTGCCACGATGACTTG GTAAAATTACCCTTTGAGAAACTCATACCCGCTTTGAAAAACTTTCCTGAGGATGCAATGGATCCGGATACATTGTTACCAATGGCTTACACATTCAAG GTGTCGAAGCGATTGGAAGAACTGAAACAGGAGTATGACAAGCAGAACGAGTCACAAATTAGTGATGATCAGAAGCAGTTGCAATGA